Genomic segment of Candidatus Binatus sp.:
GAAATCGCGAGCGGCGCGGACACGGTATCGTTTTGCCTGTCAAAGGGGCTTGGATGTCCGGTGGGCTCGATTCTGTGCGGGAGCCGCGAATTTATCACCGGTGCGCGCCGGACCCGCAAAGTGCTGGGGGGAGGAATGCGGCAAGCGGGAATAATCGCGGCGGCGGGAATCGTCGCGCTGACCACGATGATCGATCGGCTGGCCGACGATCATCAAAATGCGCGCGCGCTGGCGCAGGGACTCGCGCTGGTCGCGGGACTGAACGTGCGGGCGGTTAAGAATCGGACCAACATGGTCGTATTCGACGTGGACGGCGACGCGGAAGCATCGCGGCGTTTGGCGGCGGCGATGCTACAGCGGGGGGTGCTGATATCGCCGCGCGAGGCGACGTCTTTCCGCGCCGTGACGCATCATGGGATTTCGCGCGCCGATGTCGATCGAGCGGTCGCAGCAGCCGCACAAGCCGCCGGCGACGTCTTCGGCGACTGAATCGTTCGTTGGCGCGCATGGGGAATCACCAGATGGATTCGCTCGATTCGCTGTACTCTCTGCGCGGGCGTCGCGGACTGGTAACCGGCGCGTCGTCCGGGTTGGGAGTGGAATGCGCAAAGGCGCTGGCAATTGCAGGCGCCGACGTTGCACTGGTGGCGCGGCGCAAAGACCGCGTCACACAAATTGCGGCCGAGCTTGCCAGGACGCACGGTGTCAAAGCGATCGGAATCGGCGCCGACGTGACGCGCGAGGACGACCTCGATCGCCTGATGGCGGAGGCCTCGGCCACGCTTGGCGACGTGGATATCCTGGTGAACAACGCGGGCGTGTCGCCGACCGGCCGCGCCGAGAACTTCAAGCGTGAAGCATGGGACGAAGCGATCGCGGTGAATCTGACCGCGCCGATGATGCTTGCACAGCGCGTCGCGCGCCGGCTCATCGAGACCGGACAGCCGGGCCGAATCATCAACATGGTTTCGATCTACGCGTCGGTGGCGAGTTCGGTGTACCGGCTGTCGGCATACGCGGCGACCAAGGCGGCGTTGGCTAATTTGACGCGTCAGCTGGCGGTGGAATGGGCCGGCTATGGAATTCTGGTCAATGCGATCGCGCCGGGATGGATTCCCACGGAGGCCACCGAGGGCGGAATCGCGAAGCCCGCGAACAAGGGACGGATGGAGGCGTTTACGCCGATGAAGCGGCTGGGGCTTCCGCACGAGA
This window contains:
- a CDS encoding SDR family NAD(P)-dependent oxidoreductase yields the protein MDSLDSLYSLRGRRGLVTGASSGLGVECAKALAIAGADVALVARRKDRVTQIAAELARTHGVKAIGIGADVTREDDLDRLMAEASATLGDVDILVNNAGVSPTGRAENFKREAWDEAIAVNLTAPMMLAQRVARRLIETGQPGRIINMVSIYASVASSVYRLSAYAATKAALANLTRQLAVEWAGYGILVNAIAPGWIPTEATEGGIAKPANKGRMEAFTPMKRLGLPHEIRGAVIFLASAASSYVTGSVVSVDGGYQAW